A single window of Candidatus Rhabdochlamydia oedothoracis DNA harbors:
- a CDS encoding IS30 family transposase encodes MIFNNQTQGETLPKGYHHLTYDQRCQIYILKARGDTSSSIANILKVHHSTISRELKRNKGQRGYRHQQAQEKAFLRKNSQPNKKMTPQIVTRIEEKIKLQWSPIQISGWLKRHGKEHVSHETIYNHIWKDKRQGGQLYRELRHRGKKYNKQRKGASGRGNMPGRIDIKQRPCIVEKKTRLGDWELDTVIGAGHKGVIVSMVERTSKLTKLAKVSHKTAEEVSQALIEQLKPIKDFVHTLTADNGKEFAYHQMVSFELETDFYFATPYHSWERGLNEHTNGLVRQYFPKTQSFLDTTSKDIERVETLLNNRPRKALNFETPLEVFTRLSTNMLCSGAQ; translated from the coding sequence GTGATTTTTAACAATCAAACACAAGGAGAGACCTTGCCTAAAGGCTACCATCACCTAACCTATGACCAAAGATGTCAGATTTATATTTTAAAAGCTAGAGGAGATACATCTAGCTCAATAGCAAACATTCTAAAAGTTCATCATAGCACTATTAGTAGGGAACTTAAGAGAAATAAAGGGCAACGAGGATACCGTCATCAGCAAGCTCAAGAAAAAGCATTTCTTAGAAAAAATTCTCAGCCCAATAAAAAAATGACTCCTCAAATAGTTACCCGTATTGAAGAAAAAATCAAGTTGCAATGGAGCCCTATACAAATATCCGGATGGCTTAAAAGACATGGTAAAGAACATGTTAGTCATGAGACCATCTATAATCATATCTGGAAAGATAAACGACAGGGAGGACAGCTTTATAGAGAGCTCCGTCATCGAGGGAAAAAATATAACAAGCAGAGAAAGGGAGCTTCTGGAAGAGGGAACATGCCTGGTCGTATAGATATTAAGCAACGGCCTTGTATTGTAGAAAAAAAGACTCGTTTAGGAGACTGGGAACTAGATACAGTCATAGGGGCAGGACATAAAGGCGTAATTGTATCAATGGTAGAAAGAACTTCCAAGCTAACTAAGCTCGCCAAAGTTTCTCATAAAACTGCAGAGGAAGTAAGTCAAGCGTTAATTGAACAACTTAAACCTATCAAAGATTTTGTACACACATTAACAGCAGACAACGGAAAAGAATTTGCCTATCACCAAATGGTTAGTTTCGAGCTAGAGACAGACTTCTACTTTGCAACGCCCTACCATTCTTGGGAAAGAGGCTTAAATGAGCATACAAACGGACTAGTTAGGCAATATTTTCCTAAAACACAAAGCTTTTTAGATACGACTTCCAAGGATATAGAAAGGGTGGAAACTTTACTAAATAACAGACCTAGAAAGGCTCTCAACTTCGAAACTCCACTAGAAGTGTTTACGAGATTATCTACAAACATGCTATGCTCGGGTGCACAATAG
- a CDS encoding Kdo hydroxylase family protein — MAQLITVEEANLQQIDYHQRYCEELEKGNILFFPKCPFDFPQEELDFLLSQKQTGAANRKNIAYKPQSNKITNVVALSEEQRMKMLDIMQSYSRKTMDLLAHLLAPYADKWKLDYASFRPFQEKGRQLRTRARNDLLHVDSFPSRPVHGDRILRFFTNINPLEKRHWITSDPFETLAELFGGTNKLPFPQGVHETFSGRLIRALKKSAHKLGLPITLRSPYDSFMLNLHNFLKENEEFQEICSKDYWEFPPHSCWAVFTDQVSHAAISGQYALEQTVIIPRLSLIIPEAAPVSILEKITKSSMVDSLFLAH; from the coding sequence ATGGCTCAGTTAATTACAGTTGAAGAGGCAAATCTACAGCAGATAGATTATCATCAGAGGTATTGTGAAGAACTAGAAAAAGGAAATATCCTTTTTTTTCCAAAATGCCCCTTTGATTTTCCTCAAGAAGAGCTGGATTTTTTACTTTCACAAAAGCAGACAGGTGCGGCTAATCGCAAAAACATTGCCTATAAACCACAATCTAATAAGATCACAAATGTTGTTGCTTTGTCAGAAGAACAAAGGATGAAGATGTTAGACATCATGCAGAGCTACTCTCGAAAAACAATGGATTTATTAGCTCATCTTTTAGCTCCTTATGCAGATAAATGGAAATTGGATTATGCGAGTTTTCGACCTTTTCAGGAAAAAGGTAGGCAATTAAGAACAAGAGCACGTAACGATCTTTTGCACGTGGATTCTTTTCCTTCTCGCCCGGTACATGGAGATCGCATTTTACGTTTTTTTACCAATATTAATCCCTTGGAAAAACGACATTGGATTACTTCCGATCCTTTTGAAACTTTAGCAGAGCTTTTTGGCGGAACCAATAAGTTGCCTTTTCCTCAAGGAGTTCATGAAACCTTTTCAGGACGCTTAATCCGAGCTTTAAAAAAAAGTGCTCATAAACTAGGTCTGCCGATTACCCTGCGTTCTCCTTATGATTCTTTTATGTTGAATTTACATAATTTTTTAAAAGAGAACGAGGAATTTCAAGAAATTTGTTCGAAAGATTATTGGGAATTTCCTCCGCATTCTTGTTGGGCTGTATTTACCGATCAGGTTTCACATGCAGCAATATCAGGACAATATGCATTAGAACAAACTGTGATTATTCCAAGATTATCCCTTATTATACCAGAGGCTGCCCCTGTTTCTATTTTGGAGAAAATCACAAAAAGCTCCATGGTAGATTCTTTATTTTTAGCTCATTGA
- a CDS encoding penicillin-binding transpeptidase domain-containing protein: MHQFLLSKFMTCLLFVFPCGYSFSAEENFLLINGTSNEKILELGPHIYERVAPCSTFKIALSLMGYDKEILKDEKTPTWLFQEGYDNFLESWKNPQTPQSWMKTSCVWFSRVLAIQLGLENMQKYLTLLEYGNKDISGGLTEAWLVSSLKISPKEQVDFIQKALLGKLPISNDAIQMTKKLLFVEQLPEGWRLELFQN; encoded by the coding sequence ATGCATCAATTCTTACTTTCAAAATTCATGACTTGTCTATTATTTGTTTTTCCCTGTGGATACTCTTTTTCAGCTGAGGAAAATTTTCTTCTCATCAATGGCACATCGAATGAGAAAATATTAGAGCTAGGCCCTCATATCTATGAACGCGTTGCTCCTTGCTCTACCTTTAAGATTGCTTTAAGCTTGATGGGATATGATAAAGAGATCTTAAAAGATGAAAAGACTCCAACTTGGTTGTTTCAAGAAGGGTATGATAACTTCTTAGAATCCTGGAAAAATCCTCAAACTCCACAATCTTGGATGAAAACCTCTTGCGTCTGGTTTTCTCGTGTTTTAGCAATACAATTGGGATTGGAAAATATGCAAAAATATTTAACCTTATTAGAATACGGTAATAAAGATATATCTGGAGGGTTAACAGAAGCATGGCTGGTTTCCTCTTTAAAAATCTCGCCTAAAGAACAGGTGGATTTCATCCAAAAAGCTCTGCTTGGAAAGCTGCCTATTTCAAATGATGCCATACAAATGACAAAAAAGTTGTTATTTGTAGAGCAATTGCCCGAAGGATGGAGATTAGAGCTCTTTCAAAACTAG
- a CDS encoding helix-turn-helix domain-containing protein: MIFNNQTQGETLPKGYHHLTYDQRCQIYILKARGDTSSSIANILKVHHSTISRELKRNKGQRGYRHQQAQEKAFLRKNSQPNKKMTPQIVTRIEEKIKLQWSPIQISGWLKRHGKEHVSHETIYNHIWKGPFNLEVHKKEHINT; encoded by the coding sequence GTGATTTTTAACAATCAAACACAAGGAGAGACCTTGCCTAAAGGCTACCATCACCTAACCTATGACCAAAGATGTCAGATTTATATTTTAAAAGCTAGAGGAGATACATCTAGCTCAATAGCAAACATTCTAAAAGTTCATCATAGCACTATTAGTAGGGAACTTAAGAGAAATAAAGGGCAACGAGGATACCGTCATCAGCAAGCTCAAGAAAAAGCATTTCTTAGAAAAAATTCTCAGCCCAATAAAAAAATGACTCCTCAAATAGTTACCCGTATTGAAGAAAAAATCAAGTTGCAATGGAGCCCTATACAAATATCCGGATGGCTTAAAAGACATGGTAAAGAACATGTTAGTCATGAGACCATCTATAATCATATCTGGAAAGGCCCTTTCAACCTTGAAGTGCACAAAAAAGAACATATAAATACTTGA
- a CDS encoding IS630 family transposase: MEAISPEKRVYLDQSGISQYVHRQYARSARGKQIFGGISGKRFGRQSVISALQGKKLLAPMCFEGTCNTDLFNVWLKQELIPNLTHGQVLILDNASFHKSKTTRTLIEESGYEMLFLPPYSPDLNPIEKYWANMKTKIRELLPTVANLSEALDQAVLSMSI; encoded by the coding sequence ATAGAAGCAATTTCTCCTGAAAAAAGGGTCTATTTGGATCAGAGCGGAATCAGTCAATATGTGCATAGGCAATATGCGAGGAGCGCGAGGGGAAAACAAATATTTGGAGGAATTTCAGGAAAACGATTTGGTAGACAGAGTGTAATTTCGGCACTACAAGGGAAGAAATTGCTGGCACCGATGTGTTTTGAAGGAACTTGCAATACGGATCTATTTAATGTATGGCTAAAACAGGAATTGATTCCAAATTTGACTCATGGCCAAGTTTTGATTCTCGATAACGCGAGCTTTCATAAATCAAAGACAACTAGAACATTGATAGAGGAAAGTGGATACGAAATGCTCTTTCTCCCGCCTTATTCACCGGACTTAAATCCTATCGAAAAATATTGGGCCAATATGAAAACGAAAATCCGAGAACTTTTACCTACTGTAGCTAATTTATCCGAAGCCTTAGATCAAGCTGTTTTATCAATGTCGATTTAA
- a CDS encoding IS630 transposase-related protein, with translation MPKPYSMDLRKRVLQYLEENNDKMKASQLFQVGIATVYRWVKRKKQRGNVEPLKKKSTYKKIDDQRLIAYVEKNPDHFLSEIAKHFGLTLQAIFYALKRLKITRKKRLRFIRKGMRKQERNI, from the coding sequence ATGCCTAAACCTTATTCAATGGATCTAAGAAAACGAGTGCTTCAATACCTAGAAGAAAATAACGACAAAATGAAGGCCAGCCAGCTATTTCAAGTTGGGATTGCAACTGTCTACCGATGGGTAAAGCGTAAGAAACAAAGAGGAAACGTAGAACCTCTAAAAAAGAAAAGCACTTATAAGAAAATTGATGATCAGAGATTAATCGCTTATGTAGAAAAAAACCCCGATCATTTTTTATCAGAGATTGCAAAGCATTTTGGTTTGACTTTGCAAGCAATCTTTTACGCTTTGAAAAGACTCAAGATCACAAGAAAAAAAAGATTGCGTTTTATAAGGAAAGGAATGCGGAAGCAAGAGCGGAATATCTAA
- a CDS encoding IS630 family transposase produces MHEQYGIKYSRSGMTDWLIQHGFAYKRPKKIPGKLDPEKQRIFIEQYRALKETLNPDEEIYFIDAVHPEHQTQAVCGWIKKGVQKTLQTSGKQLRLHFAAALCLTGMKIVTEEYKTVDADAMLDFFKKLEKQTEARIIHVILDNARSNKNKKLEEFLMSSRIKVHYLPPYSPNLNPIERLWKILKEKTVYNRYYETSVTFFQAIRGFFLEEIPKITDIVI; encoded by the coding sequence GTGCATGAGCAATATGGGATAAAATATTCCCGAAGTGGCATGACAGATTGGCTCATACAGCACGGATTTGCTTATAAACGTCCTAAAAAGATTCCTGGGAAATTAGATCCTGAAAAACAACGAATTTTCATAGAACAATATAGGGCTTTAAAGGAGACCTTAAACCCTGATGAAGAGATCTATTTCATAGATGCTGTGCATCCTGAACATCAGACCCAAGCCGTATGTGGATGGATCAAAAAAGGCGTTCAAAAGACTTTGCAGACATCCGGGAAACAATTGCGATTGCATTTTGCTGCAGCTCTTTGCCTGACAGGAATGAAGATTGTTACAGAGGAATATAAGACAGTTGATGCCGATGCAATGCTCGATTTTTTCAAGAAGCTAGAAAAACAGACAGAGGCTCGAATTATTCATGTAATTTTGGATAATGCGAGATCAAACAAAAATAAGAAACTAGAAGAGTTTCTGATGTCTTCTAGGATTAAAGTGCACTATCTCCCTCCTTATTCGCCGAATTTGAATCCTATTGAACGCTTGTGGAAGATCTTAAAGGAAAAGACGGTATACAATCGATATTACGAAACGTCAGTGACTTTTTTTCAGGCAATTAGAGGATTCTTCTTAGAAGAGATACCGAAAATAACAGATATAGTTATTTAA
- the metG gene encoding methionine--tRNA ligase — protein sequence MAQKILITSALPYANGPLHFGHIAGAYLPADCYARFMRLCGHDVLYVCGSDEYGIAITLSAELAKHSPQKHVDLFHAINQRLFAQLNFSFDHYSRTTWPKHKETTQQFFLDLLHNGYIEEKTTNQLYSEKEGKFLADRYVMGTCPKCQFSQARGDECQRCGANYEATDLIQPVSKISGLPLVLKPTTHWFLRFDLFKQKLSDWLISKDWKPNVLHFASSYVEDLKMRSITRDMDWGVPVPLPNAQGKVFYVWFDAPIGYISATKEWAENQGKPEEWKKYWFDPTTKLVQFIGKDNVPFHALFFPAMIMGQNQPYKLVDELPANEFYNLEEKQFSKSDGWYIEFKSFFCSFSADQIRYTIAANAPETQDSEFTWKDFQMRCNVELLGKYGNLVNRVLVFTKELLSAKVPPRLELLEEDRLFLDKIKNIVKQTETAYASFHLRKASQLIMELAQAGNVYFDLKKPWILARSPSTFSQMQTTISCCLECLKALALISCPIIPQSAQKIFSMLGFKVSLETANWYQVLESTIVVGTALPEPKILFSKVEDEVIVEQQKKLYAHTLPHKNLEISIDDVRKLDLRVAQIIDVERVPKSKKLLKLSLDLGEEKRQIVSGIGEKITDLTSLIGKKIVVITNLKPTKIMGIESQGMLFSADTEQGFEPLEVSLAAIGAKIS from the coding sequence ATGGCTCAAAAAATTTTGATTACATCTGCGCTCCCCTATGCAAACGGACCTTTGCATTTTGGTCATATTGCAGGGGCTTATCTTCCCGCTGATTGCTATGCCAGATTTATGCGTCTTTGTGGCCATGATGTTCTCTATGTTTGCGGATCAGATGAATATGGCATTGCAATCACTTTAAGTGCAGAGCTAGCTAAACATAGCCCTCAAAAGCATGTGGATTTATTTCATGCGATCAATCAGCGTTTATTCGCTCAATTGAATTTTTCCTTTGATCATTATTCACGTACGACTTGGCCAAAACACAAAGAAACCACTCAGCAGTTTTTTTTAGATTTATTACATAATGGGTATATTGAAGAAAAAACAACAAATCAGCTTTATTCAGAAAAAGAGGGCAAATTTCTAGCAGATCGCTATGTAATGGGGACTTGTCCTAAATGCCAATTTTCTCAAGCAAGGGGAGATGAGTGTCAAAGATGTGGTGCAAATTATGAAGCAACAGATCTTATACAGCCAGTTTCTAAGATTTCAGGTTTGCCTCTTGTATTAAAGCCTACTACTCATTGGTTTTTGCGCTTTGATCTTTTTAAACAAAAATTATCTGATTGGCTTATTTCTAAGGACTGGAAACCCAACGTTTTGCATTTTGCAAGCTCTTATGTAGAAGATTTAAAGATGCGTTCGATCACTCGTGATATGGATTGGGGAGTACCTGTTCCTTTACCTAATGCTCAAGGAAAAGTGTTCTATGTTTGGTTTGATGCGCCCATTGGCTATATTTCAGCTACTAAAGAGTGGGCAGAAAATCAAGGAAAACCCGAGGAATGGAAGAAGTATTGGTTTGATCCTACGACAAAACTTGTACAATTCATAGGCAAAGATAACGTCCCTTTTCACGCTTTATTTTTTCCTGCAATGATTATGGGACAGAATCAGCCTTACAAGCTTGTCGATGAGCTGCCTGCCAATGAGTTTTATAATTTGGAAGAGAAACAATTTAGTAAGTCAGATGGCTGGTATATTGAGTTTAAGTCCTTTTTTTGCTCTTTTTCAGCAGACCAGATTCGTTATACAATTGCTGCAAATGCACCAGAAACCCAAGATAGCGAATTTACCTGGAAAGATTTTCAAATGCGCTGCAATGTAGAGCTTTTGGGTAAGTATGGAAATCTGGTAAATAGAGTGCTTGTATTTACTAAGGAGCTGCTTTCTGCTAAAGTTCCTCCTAGATTAGAACTTCTTGAAGAAGATCGATTGTTTCTGGATAAAATCAAAAACATAGTTAAGCAAACAGAAACAGCTTATGCCTCTTTTCATTTGAGAAAAGCTTCACAACTTATCATGGAATTAGCGCAAGCTGGTAATGTGTACTTTGATTTGAAAAAACCTTGGATTTTAGCTCGCAGCCCATCTACTTTTTCACAAATGCAGACAACTATTTCCTGTTGTCTGGAATGTCTTAAAGCCTTAGCGCTTATTTCTTGCCCCATTATTCCCCAAAGCGCGCAAAAGATTTTCTCCATGCTTGGGTTTAAAGTTTCCTTAGAAACAGCCAATTGGTATCAGGTTTTAGAATCAACCATTGTTGTAGGGACAGCTTTGCCTGAGCCTAAGATTTTATTTAGTAAAGTAGAGGATGAGGTTATTGTGGAACAACAGAAAAAACTTTATGCTCATACTCTACCCCACAAGAATCTAGAGATTTCTATTGATGATGTGCGCAAACTAGACCTGCGAGTAGCGCAGATCATAGATGTAGAGAGGGTTCCTAAATCTAAAAAATTACTAAAGCTTTCCTTAGATTTGGGAGAGGAAAAAAGGCAAATTGTTTCTGGAATTGGTGAAAAAATAACCGATTTAACCTCTTTAATCGGTAAAAAAATAGTGGTAATTACCAATCTAAAGCCGACTAAAATCATGGGCATTGAAAGTCAAGGGATGTTATTTTCTGCAGATACAGAGCAAGGATTTGAGCCTTTAGAAGTGTCTTTAGCTGCTATCGGTGCAAAAATTAGCTAG
- a CDS encoding helix-turn-helix domain-containing protein, which translates to MPKGYHHLTYDQRCQIYILKVRGDTSSLIATILKVHHSTSRQRKRICLSPNG; encoded by the coding sequence TTGCCTAAAGGCTATCATCACCTAACCTATGACCAAAGATGTCAGATTTATATTTTAAAAGTTAGAGGAGATACATCTAGCTTAATAGCAACCATTCTAAAAGTTCATCATAGCACTAGCAGACAACGGAAAAGGATTTGCCTATCACCAAATGGTTAG
- a CDS encoding helix-turn-helix domain-containing protein yields MKKLTPSQRADLEHKLKHPKDYSERNRLCVILGYDEGISTKNLAKTLRISPITVQEYLREYDSKNKTGSSPRGDSKSKLSQDQTESLTPIGKDLS; encoded by the coding sequence ATGAAAAAACTGACCCCTAGCCAGAGAGCTGACTTAGAACACAAGTTAAAGCATCCAAAAGACTATTCTGAACGGAATAGGCTTTGTGTAATTTTGGGCTATGATGAGGGTATCTCAACAAAAAATCTTGCTAAAACACTCCGGATAAGCCCTATCACTGTTCAGGAATACCTCAGAGAATATGATTCCAAAAATAAAACTGGAAGTAGCCCTCGAGGCGATAGCAAATCAAAACTTTCACAAGACCAAACAGAGTCTCTAACACCTATAGGAAAAGACCTATCTTAA
- a CDS encoding IS30 family transposase, which yields MLKITIEILSSPAYSFFNSSVHFKLEKTKDKRQGGQLYRELRHRGKKYNKQRKGASGRGNMPGRIDIKQRPCIVEKKTRLGDWELDTVIGAGHKGVIVSMVERTSKLTKLAKVSHKTAEEVSQALIEQLKPIKDFVHTLTADNGKEFAYHQMVSFELETDFYFATPYHSWERGLNEHTNGLVRQYFPKTQSFLDTTSKDIERVETLLNNRPRKALNFETPLEVFTRLSTNMLCSGAQ from the coding sequence TTGTTAAAAATCACAATAGAGATTCTTTCATCGCCTGCCTATTCTTTTTTTAATTCTTCTGTGCACTTCAAACTTGAAAAGACTAAAGATAAACGACAGGGAGGACAGCTTTATAGAGAGCTCCGTCATCGAGGGAAAAAATATAACAAGCAGAGAAAGGGAGCTTCTGGAAGAGGGAACATGCCTGGTCGTATAGATATTAAGCAACGGCCTTGTATTGTAGAAAAAAAGACTCGTTTAGGAGACTGGGAACTAGATACAGTCATAGGGGCAGGACATAAAGGCGTAATTGTATCAATGGTAGAAAGAACTTCCAAGCTAACTAAGCTCGCCAAAGTTTCTCATAAAACTGCAGAGGAAGTAAGTCAAGCGTTAATTGAACAACTTAAACCTATCAAAGATTTTGTACACACATTAACAGCAGACAACGGAAAAGAATTTGCCTATCACCAAATGGTTAGTTTCGAGCTAGAGACAGACTTCTACTTTGCAACGCCCTACCATTCTTGGGAAAGAGGCTTAAATGAGCATACAAACGGACTAGTTAGGCAATATTTTCCTAAAACACAAAGCTTTTTAGATACGACTTCCAAGGATATAGAAAGGGTGGAAACTTTACTAAATAACAGACCTAGAAAGGCTCTCAACTTCGAAACTCCACTAGAAGTGTTTACGAGATTATCTACAAACATGCTATGCTCGGGTGCACAATAG
- the recD2 gene encoding SF1B family DNA helicase RecD2 has protein sequence MEEIYGFIDTIVFAEEEKGFTVARLKEPKKKELTCIVGIMPSVQPGETIRCKGTWRIHPEHGQQFEVKAFELQAPSDLIGIQKYLESGMIKGIGPIYAERIVKLFGLNTLDVIDQRPDRLLEVAGIGEKRVEKIKTCWHEQQAIRDVMIFLRGHNVSPSFAQKIFRMYGAQSIEKVRSNPFRLAKDIHGVGFKTADLIAQGLGIAKDAKERICAGIEHTLWELSQEGHACYPVQDLAPKVEEKLEVSKDLITEGISSLIQSEEVVKEEQTVWIKPLFLMEMGIAREMMRLTQHPCRIREVQLDKALTWVQQKLLIDLAEEQLAAVACGLKAKALIITGGPGTGKSTITKAILTITERIANQIVLAAPTGRAAKRMSEITGKKASTIHSLLEMDFKIGKFKRNKENPICCDLLIIDEASMIDTQLMYNLLKALPDDARVILIGDIDQLPSVGPGNVLKDLIASERISVVELKKIFRQAAGSLIVTNAHRINQGQFPDISYHPRSDFQFIEKEDLQEVIDTIVNLIVNQLPKVYRFHRFDDIQVLSPMKRGLIGSENLNVVLQQKLNPCPTALHRMGRSFQVGDKVMQIRNNYEKEVYNGDVGKITEMDLTEQTLKVVFDLKIINYDFTEIDELILAYAVSIHKYQGSECPCVIIPVHTSHFKMLYRNLLYTGITRAKARVIFVGTKKALAIAVKNETVLKRHTGLKQAMQKFV, from the coding sequence ATGGAAGAGATCTACGGGTTTATCGATACAATTGTTTTTGCAGAAGAAGAAAAAGGGTTCACTGTAGCTCGCTTGAAAGAACCTAAAAAAAAAGAACTGACTTGTATTGTAGGGATTATGCCCTCTGTCCAACCAGGGGAAACCATTCGCTGTAAAGGTACTTGGCGTATTCACCCTGAACATGGACAGCAATTTGAGGTAAAGGCTTTTGAATTACAAGCCCCTTCTGATCTAATAGGGATTCAAAAGTATTTAGAATCAGGAATGATTAAAGGAATCGGACCTATTTATGCAGAACGCATAGTCAAACTCTTTGGACTAAATACGCTAGATGTGATTGATCAAAGGCCCGACCGCTTATTAGAAGTAGCTGGTATTGGAGAAAAAAGGGTCGAAAAAATTAAAACTTGTTGGCATGAACAACAAGCTATTAGAGATGTGATGATTTTTCTAAGGGGCCATAATGTTAGCCCTTCTTTTGCACAAAAAATTTTTAGAATGTACGGTGCTCAAAGTATTGAAAAAGTGCGCTCTAATCCCTTTCGCTTAGCTAAAGATATTCACGGAGTTGGTTTTAAAACAGCGGATTTAATCGCGCAAGGATTAGGAATTGCAAAAGACGCTAAAGAACGAATTTGTGCAGGGATCGAACATACTCTATGGGAACTAAGTCAAGAAGGACATGCATGCTATCCCGTCCAGGATTTAGCTCCTAAAGTAGAAGAAAAACTAGAGGTTTCTAAAGATCTAATTACAGAAGGTATTTCTTCGCTAATCCAGTCAGAGGAAGTTGTTAAAGAAGAACAGACGGTATGGATAAAGCCTCTTTTTTTAATGGAAATGGGGATTGCTCGAGAGATGATGCGTTTAACACAGCATCCTTGTCGAATACGTGAAGTACAATTAGATAAGGCCTTAACCTGGGTCCAACAAAAACTCTTAATCGATTTAGCAGAAGAACAACTAGCAGCGGTAGCCTGTGGGCTTAAGGCCAAGGCTCTCATTATAACAGGTGGCCCAGGGACAGGAAAAAGCACAATTACTAAAGCCATATTAACAATTACTGAGAGGATTGCAAATCAGATTGTCTTAGCAGCTCCTACAGGAAGAGCCGCTAAGAGAATGAGTGAAATTACTGGAAAAAAAGCATCCACTATTCATAGTCTTTTAGAAATGGATTTTAAAATAGGGAAGTTCAAACGCAATAAAGAAAATCCTATTTGCTGTGATTTACTGATTATTGATGAAGCAAGTATGATAGATACGCAACTCATGTACAACTTGCTCAAAGCCCTCCCTGATGATGCGAGGGTAATTCTTATTGGAGATATCGACCAATTACCCAGTGTCGGTCCAGGAAATGTACTTAAAGATCTGATTGCTTCAGAAAGGATTTCTGTAGTGGAATTAAAAAAGATCTTTCGTCAAGCAGCAGGTTCTTTAATTGTCACCAATGCACATAGGATCAACCAGGGACAATTTCCTGATATTTCCTATCATCCACGTAGCGATTTTCAATTTATAGAAAAAGAAGACCTACAAGAGGTCATTGATACTATTGTAAACCTGATCGTAAATCAATTACCTAAGGTATATCGCTTTCATCGTTTTGATGATATTCAAGTATTATCCCCTATGAAAAGAGGACTTATTGGCAGTGAAAATCTAAATGTTGTTCTACAACAAAAACTCAATCCCTGTCCTACAGCTCTACATCGCATGGGGCGCTCTTTTCAAGTAGGAGATAAAGTCATGCAAATCCGTAATAACTACGAAAAAGAAGTTTATAATGGAGATGTAGGAAAAATTACAGAAATGGATCTTACTGAACAAACGCTCAAAGTGGTCTTTGATTTGAAAATCATCAATTACGATTTTACAGAAATTGATGAGCTAATTTTAGCTTATGCAGTATCTATCCACAAATATCAAGGTAGTGAATGCCCTTGTGTAATTATTCCTGTGCACACATCTCATTTTAAGATGCTTTATCGCAATTTATTATATACAGGAATTACCCGTGCTAAGGCACGGGTAATTTTTGTAGGTACAAAAAAGGCATTGGCTATTGCCGTAAAAAATGAAACTGTCCTAAAACGTCATACAGGATTAAAACAAGCTATGCAAAAATTCGTATAA